The Motacilla alba alba isolate MOTALB_02 chromosome 3, Motacilla_alba_V1.0_pri, whole genome shotgun sequence DNA window TTTGTCTCTACAGTGACCCTGCAATGAAGCAGTTTCTGCTCTACTTGGATGAGTCAAATGCTTTGGGAAAGAAGTTCATCATACAAGACCTGGATGAAACTCATGTCTTTGTCTTAGCTGAGTTGGTCAACTTCCTCCAGGAGAGAGTGGGCGAGCTAATGGACCAGAACTCGTTTCCTATTACTCAGAAgtgagaaaaaacagagaaattagaTTACTGCAAGTTTTGGAACAGTGAATTTCAATAGTTTGGGTTGTTACTGTTTTAATAGATAACACTGTGGCATGTAAAATCTACACAGAAGTGGCTTCTATAGAAAATGCATCATTTTCATGGACAAAATAGTCTGGAATTGGATTatgtttctcattttgaaaGAATGTGGTATCTTTATTAAACGACTTAAAATTATACACTTGAGGAGTTCCCTTGAGAATTTTTGATGCATGCTCTCTGGTTTTCCTTTAGGTTTTTATCTTGCAAGATGACGTGACCCAAAAAATAGAGCAGTGTTTCTGTACTGGAATGCTGTATGAGGTCTTCTGACATGTTGTGTTCCCGTGTGTGATTGAATCTGATTATAGCATGACTGATGGAAAGTAAAGAATGTCTGTTGAATCTGTGCTTGGGGGAACATCTCTAAATTGGAGTCATGGTCAGATACTGCTCTAACTTGATGAATTTTATACAGCAGGATGAGAGTTGGTCTGagtgttttgttctgttgtttggggttgggaatgttgtggtttttttaaaacatgttacAAATGCCCCATGTTCCTTCTCTTATGGCTTTTACCAAGACTGTACTTTCTTTCTGAGTTGTTCTGAGTTTGGGGAGAGGTGGTGGGAGtttggaggggaaggagggataTGGAGGGATTGGGACAACAAAATCTATTGCTCTAGATCATCACAAATTAAAGGGGTAACAGAAATGGGAGACCAGTCCTATAGATAtaattgtttgtattttttcactgaagctGATAGTCACAATAAGTTATGTGATCAGACTCCCATGCTCTACCTAACAAACAAGAAAgctgggtttggatttttgcttatgggttgtttttttttccttcagcttagTTCTTTTTCCCATATTGCCTtttgctgcaaagaaaaaagctttgtaGTGTtatggttttgttgtttgggtttttttttacactgtATTTGTAACTTTAGCTCAGACACTGGCTTGGTTTTCAGACCTACTGGTGTATATCAGATAGATGCCACCTTTTTGTCTTTGAGAAAAATAACAAGAGTAAAGAGAAAGGCTTTTATAAGGGACAGTTTTCCTTACTCTCCCACTACtgcttgttttctcttgtcCAGTAGATATTGGATTAATTGGTAGGTTTGTCCTTGTTTTTTGTTCAgattggttttttggtttgcatttttttcctcaggaagaGGGAATCTTCAGGAGAAAGTTTTGCTAGATGTTTTTAATCAAAAAGCTGTCCAAAGAAAGTTCTGCAGAGTTATGTATGTTCAGGCTCATGTGGATGAGCAAATAGCCCTGTAAAATTTAACTTCATGACATTTCTGGTaccttcccttttctctgactGTATAGAACAATGAGTTTGGGTCCAAATTGTTTAAACTCTTTCTTTCACAAGTGGGTGCTTCCCTGGTCATGTAGATTAAGAACCAGCTTTTGTCTTTACCTGAAATAAGAAGTTTAAATCTTATTTATAAATACTTTATGGTTTCTTACCTCTTTCTTGAGAGATAAGAAGTCAATCTTTCTTGAGATTGATCTCAACAGACTGATGAAACATTGACCTCATAACTGTTATTTTTTTGAAGATTATTGGGTGCTCATTTAATGGAGAAATATTCAGTAGTTTTACATGGCATTGTAGCTTAGGAAACAGACACTTCTAAatatattgtattttctttggaatCCTAGTTTGTTTTCCATCCAGATTCTGCTGAAAGGTAAATTATCCATCACTTTCTTCCAATTACAGCATTTGAAAAGCCATGTTTGGAATTCCACATGTTAAGCTTCTCTGTATTTTGCATGTCTATTGCTCCATTTCTATTGTGACTTTCCTTTTCAGTCTATAATAAACTTCTTGCAGttcttgtctttttctcctGGTTAACTGTACAGCTTTGCTGCTGTATTCCCTGTGTTTTAGCTTATATTTACATTTGATAAATGGCTTATGCAATACAGAGGGATAGAAGTTTCAAACTGTATAAACTAAAGAGTTGGGCATGCCTTCTTATACACTCTGCCcacaatttgtttttttttgagcaAACAAGAACTTTTAACTTTTAAACCTGTCAATACTTTTGATCCTTCCTGTAGCCTAACAAGGCATAACCAATTCTGTGCTGGAATAATAAACAAAAGATGTAAAGATCTAAGTTGGTATCATCATATGTAGTCTAAGGAGCTGAGTTCACTGCAGTtcctagagaaaaaaagatcttGAATCAGTAGCATGGTGAAGGAAATCCAATGAGGAAACTTTTAGAAATTGAGTATGtgtatgattttaaaaagcaaacaaacaaaaaacccaagcaatgGTTTCTGTGATTTGAATAAACTTAGATCTCTGAAaggttttgattgtttttaaatgcatgtaTTCCTAGAAATTACATgcttcaacaacaacaaaaatatttgcccAGATGGGAGAAAAGTAGATACTAGTGTTAAAAATATCTATACATTTTGAGCTAATCAGCATTTACATGTTTATGCTGGTTTTCATTCAGGTGTGAAATATTATTGGTGAGTACAGCTTGGAATGAACACTGTgttaaagatatattttttaaaggctgGAAGCATTTGAGAATAAAAGCTGTAGGAGATCTGTTGAAGTATATCCATGCTTTGATAATAGGGTTGATAGGGTGAGAAGAGCAGCTCTCACTGAATTTGGAATATTGTATGTTAATTTAATGTTTGTATCCATAACTaatatattcaatttttttgCTAGTATCTATCAAAGAACTACAGTGCTCTCAGGTCCTGCTTGAGCAGCAAAAATAGAGCCTGAATGATAGACTTGTTGCTGCTTGTAAAAGCACCAAATTTTATCGTGG harbors:
- the GTF2H5 gene encoding general transcription factor IIH subunit 5 codes for the protein MVNVLKGVLVECDPAMKQFLLYLDESNALGKKFIIQDLDETHVFVLAELVNFLQERVGELMDQNSFPITQK